One window of the Devosia sp. 2618 genome contains the following:
- a CDS encoding ABC transporter permease — protein MRRAFRLLLQRTISSIPVLLIVVIGTFFLLEAASGDAVDAYLASIGGGDAALIAGLRASYGLDQSVWSRLWLYISSLARFELGWSVTFGRPIGQVVLERLPNTLWLMGSATALSFGVGSLLGVVAGAKPGSLRDRALSTASLALYAIPSFWLGLVLSVVFGVQLRWFPTSGVETIASGKEGLDRALDIARHLVLPVSALGMIYLALFLRTMRAAMAEVWRQDFALAASAKGLSRTRIVWRHIARNALLPLLTMLGVQVAGMLGGSVVIESVFAIPGFGRLAQEAVAGRDAPLLMGIIVVSAILVIVVNLLVDIAYALLDPRVGASEASA, from the coding sequence GTGAGACGCGCCTTTCGCCTATTGCTCCAACGCACGATCAGCAGCATTCCGGTGCTCCTGATCGTTGTCATTGGCACGTTCTTCCTGCTCGAAGCCGCGTCCGGCGATGCCGTTGACGCCTATCTCGCCTCCATCGGCGGCGGCGATGCGGCGTTGATCGCGGGCCTGCGCGCCAGCTATGGCCTCGATCAATCCGTCTGGTCGCGCCTCTGGCTCTATATCAGCTCCCTTGCGCGCTTCGAGCTCGGCTGGTCTGTTACCTTTGGCCGCCCGATCGGTCAGGTCGTGCTCGAACGCCTGCCCAATACGCTGTGGCTGATGGGCAGTGCCACCGCCCTCTCCTTCGGCGTTGGCTCGCTCCTCGGCGTCGTGGCGGGCGCCAAACCCGGCAGCCTACGTGATCGCGCCCTCTCCACCGCATCACTGGCGCTCTATGCCATTCCCAGTTTCTGGCTCGGGCTGGTGCTCAGCGTCGTGTTCGGCGTGCAGTTGCGCTGGTTCCCCACATCGGGCGTCGAAACCATCGCCTCGGGCAAGGAAGGGCTGGACCGCGCGCTGGACATCGCCCGCCATCTGGTGCTGCCCGTCAGCGCCCTCGGCATGATCTATCTGGCGCTGTTCCTGCGCACCATGCGCGCCGCCATGGCCGAGGTGTGGCGGCAGGATTTTGCCCTCGCGGCCAGCGCCAAGGGGCTGAGCCGTACCCGCATTGTCTGGCGCCACATCGCCCGCAATGCGCTGCTGCCGCTGCTCACCATGCTTGGCGTGCAGGTCGCGGGCATGCTGGGCGGCAGCGTCGTCATCGAAAGCGTCTTCGCCATTCCGGGCTTTGGACGACTGGCACAAGAAGCCGTCGCCGGCCGTGATGCGCCGCTTCTCATGGGCATCATCGTCGTCAGCGCCATTCTCGTCATCGTCGTCAATCTGCTCGTCGATATCGCCTATGCCCTGCTCGATCCGCGCGTCGGCGCCAGCGAGGCCAGCGCATGA
- a CDS encoding DHA2 family efflux MFS transporter permease subunit yields MAKAPTQIISAPTIIVKNKGLLTAALMLGTVMQVLDTTIANVALPHMAASLGAAQNEITWVLTSYIVAAAIATPLTGWVSDRIGQKRLFLIAVIGFTVASALCGIATSLPEMVMFRIMQGMFGAVIAPLAQTMMLNINPRERLGQAMAIYGMGIMVAPIVGPTLGGWLTESFDWRWVFLINLPVGVITVVMLWLYMPDTDIKRRRFDFFGFGMLALGVGALQLMLDRGADNSWFQSTETWIELGLVLTGLWVFVVHCLTAKEPFIDVRMFRDLNFSLASILMFIVGITLFSGLALLPPLLQNLMGYPVVLTGLIMAPRGVATMLSMVVVGRLSGKVDPRIMMLVGTACMAYSLWGMTSFDLEMDYWPVIITGCIQGFGMGFLFVPLSTMAFATIAPKYRADATSMFALVRNMGNGVGISLVTAVLSNMMQVNHAELAERLTATSQSVMNQMPGLLTGNPQTVSIINSMVTQQAAILAYIDDFWMMLLLSLVAIPLILMLRGPKKTGKPKTEEEKALERAHSMAE; encoded by the coding sequence ATGGCCAAAGCTCCGACGCAGATCATTTCCGCACCAACCATCATCGTCAAGAACAAGGGGCTGCTCACCGCCGCCCTGATGCTTGGCACTGTCATGCAGGTGCTCGATACTACCATTGCCAACGTTGCCCTGCCCCACATGGCGGCCTCGCTTGGCGCCGCGCAGAACGAAATCACCTGGGTTCTCACCTCCTATATCGTGGCCGCCGCCATCGCGACGCCGCTCACGGGCTGGGTCAGTGACCGCATCGGGCAAAAACGGCTGTTCCTCATCGCCGTCATCGGCTTCACCGTCGCTTCGGCTCTGTGTGGCATCGCCACCAGCCTGCCGGAAATGGTGATGTTCCGTATCATGCAAGGCATGTTTGGTGCGGTGATCGCGCCGCTGGCCCAGACCATGATGCTCAATATCAATCCACGCGAGCGGCTGGGCCAGGCCATGGCCATTTATGGCATGGGCATCATGGTCGCGCCCATTGTCGGCCCCACTTTGGGCGGCTGGCTGACCGAGAGCTTTGACTGGCGCTGGGTGTTCCTTATCAACCTGCCGGTTGGTGTCATCACCGTCGTCATGTTGTGGCTCTACATGCCCGACACCGACATCAAACGTCGCCGTTTCGACTTCTTCGGCTTCGGCATGCTGGCTCTGGGCGTTGGCGCGCTACAGCTGATGTTGGATCGTGGTGCGGACAATTCATGGTTCCAGTCGACTGAAACCTGGATTGAACTTGGACTGGTTCTGACCGGGCTTTGGGTCTTCGTCGTCCATTGCCTCACCGCCAAGGAACCCTTCATCGACGTGCGCATGTTCAGGGACCTGAACTTCTCGCTCGCCTCGATCCTGATGTTTATCGTCGGCATCACGCTGTTCTCGGGCCTGGCCTTGCTGCCTCCCCTGCTGCAGAACCTGATGGGTTATCCCGTCGTGCTGACCGGCCTGATCATGGCGCCACGCGGCGTTGCCACGATGCTCTCCATGGTGGTGGTCGGCAGACTAAGCGGCAAGGTCGATCCGCGTATCATGATGCTGGTCGGCACCGCCTGCATGGCCTACTCGCTCTGGGGCATGACCAGCTTTGACCTCGAGATGGATTACTGGCCGGTGATCATCACCGGCTGCATCCAGGGCTTTGGTATGGGCTTCCTGTTCGTGCCACTCTCCACCATGGCTTTTGCCACGATTGCTCCAAAGTACCGTGCCGACGCGACCTCAATGTTCGCGTTGGTTCGTAACATGGGCAACGGCGTCGGCATCTCGCTGGTGACGGCTGTGCTGTCCAACATGATGCAGGTCAATCACGCCGAACTGGCCGAACGCCTGACGGCAACGTCGCAGAGCGTCATGAACCAGATGCCGGGCCTTTTGACCGGCAATCCGCAGACTGTTTCGATCATCAACAGCATGGTGACACAGCAGGCGGCCATCCTGGCCTATATCGACGACTTCTGGATGATGCTGCTGCTGAGCCTCGTTGCCATCCCGCTGATCTTGATGCTGCGCGGCCCCAAAAAGACCGGCAAGCCCAAGACGGAAGAAGAAAAGGCGCTCGAGCGCGCCCACTCGATGGCGGAGTAA
- a CDS encoding isopenicillin N synthase family oxygenase, with translation MSQLPVLDFTQFAKPETREQFLSDLRHAARDYGFFYLKGHGVSPTLQARLIDVSQQFFALPEADKLAIEMVNSPHFRGYTRAGQEITRGQQDWREQIDIGSELPVSPVPADQPWLRLQGPNLWPAALPEFRKTLLEWQSELTRVSIDLLRAFALALGQDEDVFAQIYRGIPSEHLKVVRYPAQTGDRSSQGVGAHKDSGFLTLLLQDDVGGLQVEASDGSWIDAVPIDGTFIINIGEILELASNGYLRATVHRVVSPSAGRDRLSIPYFFGADLNATVPLLNLSEHLAREATGPASDPLNPLFRDVGRNYLKGRLRSHPDVAARHYADLLAKVG, from the coding sequence ATGTCACAACTGCCGGTTCTCGATTTCACCCAATTTGCCAAGCCCGAAACCCGGGAGCAGTTTCTGTCGGACCTGCGCCACGCCGCTCGCGACTATGGCTTTTTCTACCTCAAGGGCCACGGCGTATCGCCCACGCTGCAAGCCCGCCTGATCGACGTATCGCAGCAGTTCTTCGCGCTGCCAGAAGCCGACAAGCTGGCCATCGAAATGGTCAACTCGCCCCATTTCCGTGGCTATACCCGCGCCGGTCAGGAGATTACGCGCGGCCAGCAGGATTGGCGCGAGCAGATCGACATCGGCTCCGAGCTCCCCGTCAGCCCGGTCCCCGCCGACCAGCCCTGGCTGCGCCTGCAGGGCCCAAATCTTTGGCCCGCCGCTCTGCCCGAATTCCGTAAGACCCTGCTCGAATGGCAGTCCGAACTCACCCGCGTTTCCATCGACCTGCTGCGTGCCTTCGCACTGGCGCTGGGGCAGGACGAGGATGTTTTCGCCCAGATCTATCGCGGCATCCCCAGCGAACACCTCAAGGTCGTCCGCTACCCCGCCCAGACCGGCGATCGCTCCAGTCAGGGCGTCGGCGCACACAAGGATAGCGGCTTCCTGACCTTGCTGTTGCAGGACGATGTCGGTGGCCTCCAGGTCGAGGCTTCCGATGGCAGCTGGATTGATGCTGTGCCAATCGATGGCACCTTCATCATCAATATCGGCGAAATCCTCGAACTCGCCTCGAACGGCTATCTGCGCGCCACCGTCCACCGCGTCGTCTCGCCGTCCGCCGGTCGCGATCGCCTGTCGATCCCCTATTTCTTCGGCGCTGATCTCAACGCCACCGTCCCGCTGCTCAATCTCTCCGAGCATCTCGCCAGGGAAGCTACCGGCCCCGCCAGCGATCCGCTCAATCCGCTGTTCCGCGATGTCGGCCGCAACTACCTCAAGGGGCGCCTCCGCTCGCATCCTGATGTGGCTGCCCGGCACTATGCGGACCTCCTCGCCAAGGTCGGCTAG
- a CDS encoding ABC transporter permease subunit (The N-terminal region of this protein, as described by TIGR01726, is a three transmembrane segment that identifies a subfamily of ABC transporter permease subunits, which specificities that include histidine, arginine, glutamine, glutamate, L-cystine (sic), the opines (in Agrobacterium) octopine and nopaline, etc.) produces the protein MTITAEPGLPRPGLLAKIQTWWGPRPLAQALLVFGAILLFWWFGSNTLETMAKAGIVPGFGFLSRSANFEIGEAMIPYSSADTYSRAILVGLLNTIKVAILGCVFATILGVTLGVARLSGNLLLAGIVRWYVEIIRNTPLLLQLFFWSALTKALPAPRQAISVGDGAFLSNRGIFVPGLIVENVSGLGWLAILASIVAGIVAIVLLKRRDKLLLKTVLFILLGVVAVSGLALALTGTTTRFEVPALAGFNIRGGYNLSPEFAALLTGLIVKFSAAISEIVRAGIESVDRGQWEAARALGLHNGTIMRLVVLPQALRVITPLITSSYLDLTKDSSLAVAIGYPDLVNVINTTANTTGQALEALAILIGVYLTLNLSVSALMNQYNRRVAMRGMGMR, from the coding sequence ATGACCATCACTGCCGAGCCGGGTCTTCCAAGACCCGGCTTACTCGCGAAAATTCAGACCTGGTGGGGCCCGCGCCCATTGGCGCAGGCTCTGCTCGTCTTTGGCGCAATCCTGTTGTTCTGGTGGTTTGGCTCAAACACGCTTGAGACCATGGCCAAGGCCGGGATCGTGCCGGGCTTCGGCTTTCTGAGCCGTTCGGCCAATTTCGAAATCGGCGAAGCGATGATCCCCTATTCATCGGCTGATACCTATTCACGCGCCATTCTCGTCGGCCTGCTGAACACCATAAAGGTCGCGATCCTTGGCTGCGTCTTTGCAACAATCCTCGGCGTCACCCTCGGCGTCGCGCGCCTCTCCGGTAACCTGCTGCTGGCTGGCATCGTCCGCTGGTATGTCGAAATCATCCGCAACACGCCGTTGCTGCTGCAGCTATTCTTCTGGAGCGCGCTGACCAAGGCGCTGCCGGCGCCGCGTCAGGCCATTTCGGTCGGGGATGGCGCATTCCTCTCCAATCGCGGCATCTTCGTGCCGGGCTTAATCGTGGAAAACGTCTCGGGCCTCGGCTGGCTGGCTATCCTCGCCTCCATCGTCGCCGGCATTGTCGCCATCGTCCTGCTGAAGCGCCGCGACAAACTCTTGCTGAAGACCGTCCTGTTCATTCTGCTCGGTGTCGTCGCGGTCTCCGGCCTTGCTCTGGCTTTGACCGGCACGACAACGCGCTTTGAAGTCCCAGCCCTCGCCGGCTTCAACATTCGTGGCGGCTACAATCTCAGCCCTGAATTTGCAGCGCTTTTGACCGGTCTGATCGTCAAATTCTCCGCAGCCATTTCCGAGATCGTCCGCGCTGGCATCGAATCCGTTGATCGCGGCCAGTGGGAAGCGGCGCGGGCGCTGGGTCTGCACAATGGCACCATCATGCGGCTCGTCGTGCTGCCACAGGCGCTCCGCGTCATCACCCCGTTGATCACCTCCAGCTATCTCGACCTCACCAAGGATTCGAGCTTGGCCGTCGCTATCGGCTATCCGGACCTCGTCAACGTCATCAACACCACCGCCAACACCACCGGCCAGGCGCTCGAAGCCCTGGCCATCCTGATCGGCGTCTACCTGACGCTCAACCTCTCCGTCTCGGCGCTGATGAACCAGTATAACCGCCGCGTCGCCATGCGCGGGATGGGGATGCGATGA
- a CDS encoding amino acid ABC transporter substrate-binding protein, producing the protein MTQISRGRSGTSTGFWRATAAAVLALTVAAAPVASHAGEDLDAIVARGVIKVGVGSQPGFFAPDANGEWKGFFIDFGRALAVTVFNDPTKVEFTSSSPQQRLPALQAGEFDILLSGVTQTISRSFQLGFHFGPTVFYDGQGLLVRKDLGVTSGADLDGATIGVQSGTTGELNIADFFRKNGKTFTPVTIEDTNEFLAALESGRVDAITQDASDLGIKQTQLKNPEDFILLPERLSKEPLAPAIRHGDDRWLEIVNWTVWATIQAEELGITQANVDDFLKSEDPLVQRFLGTDPALGEAIGLDPKFAYNIIKAVGNYGEIFERNIGKDSIFKWERGYNSLWTDGGLLYAPAWR; encoded by the coding sequence ATGACACAGATTTCCCGGGGCCGTTCCGGCACCTCGACTGGCTTCTGGCGTGCGACAGCTGCGGCTGTGCTGGCTCTCACCGTCGCTGCTGCACCAGTGGCCAGCCATGCCGGCGAAGACCTCGACGCCATCGTCGCACGCGGCGTGATCAAGGTTGGCGTGGGCAGCCAGCCAGGCTTTTTCGCACCAGACGCCAATGGCGAATGGAAGGGCTTCTTCATCGACTTCGGTCGCGCTCTGGCCGTGACCGTGTTCAATGACCCAACCAAGGTCGAGTTCACCTCCTCCTCGCCACAGCAGCGCCTGCCAGCCCTACAGGCCGGCGAATTCGACATCCTGCTTTCAGGCGTGACGCAGACCATTTCTCGCTCGTTCCAGCTCGGCTTCCACTTCGGCCCAACCGTGTTCTACGATGGTCAGGGCCTCCTGGTCCGCAAAGACCTCGGCGTGACCTCCGGTGCCGATCTTGATGGCGCCACCATCGGCGTTCAGTCGGGCACCACGGGCGAGCTCAACATCGCCGACTTCTTCCGCAAGAACGGCAAGACCTTCACCCCGGTCACCATCGAAGACACCAACGAATTCCTCGCCGCACTGGAATCGGGCCGTGTGGACGCCATCACCCAGGACGCCTCTGATCTGGGCATCAAGCAGACCCAGCTCAAGAACCCCGAAGACTTCATCCTGCTGCCAGAGCGCCTATCCAAGGAGCCTCTCGCACCGGCGATCCGCCACGGCGATGACCGTTGGCTCGAGATCGTCAACTGGACGGTCTGGGCCACCATTCAGGCAGAAGAACTGGGCATCACTCAGGCCAATGTCGACGATTTCCTGAAGTCGGAAGACCCACTGGTCCAGCGCTTCCTCGGCACCGATCCAGCTCTGGGCGAAGCCATCGGCCTTGATCCAAAGTTCGCCTACAACATCATCAAGGCCGTGGGTAACTATGGCGAGATCTTCGAGCGCAACATCGGCAAGGACAGCATCTTCAAGTGGGAACGTGGCTATAACAGCCTGTGGACCGATGGCGGCCTGCTCTACGCACCAGCCTGGCGCTAA
- a CDS encoding amino acid ABC transporter permease, translated as MTIPALPLPPSRGQDWRKWRQGLFGTPLNTVITLLTLGFLALVIPPFIRWALIDATWVGTSDDCKAGTGACWAFVTTKINFILYAFYPPALHWRPMVVAVLLLGLLAFTALPRSWHPATILLWIAVPVICWILLAGTAIGPTVPSNQWGGLPITLLVAMVCFAVAIPLAIGLALARQSNMGGLRTLAIIFIEVMRGTPMVAILYVAMLILPMMIPNGQLIDKIGRAMILIALFWSAYVAEVVRAGLQAIPNGQYEAAKALGLGYWRIVGLVILPQAMRMVIPAMVNLAIGFLLATSLLAVIGVFDLLNAAKNSTIDPNWLGFYDEAYFVAATIYFVICIIGSRYSLWLEQYLRRPA; from the coding sequence ATGACCATTCCGGCCCTTCCTCTACCGCCCAGCCGTGGGCAGGACTGGCGCAAGTGGCGGCAGGGCCTGTTCGGCACGCCGCTCAACACCGTCATCACCCTGCTTACCCTCGGCTTCCTCGCCCTCGTCATCCCGCCCTTCATCAGATGGGCGCTGATCGACGCGACTTGGGTTGGTACCTCCGATGACTGCAAGGCTGGCACCGGCGCCTGCTGGGCCTTCGTCACCACCAAGATCAACTTCATCCTCTACGCCTTCTATCCACCGGCGCTGCACTGGCGGCCGATGGTTGTGGCTGTCTTGCTGCTCGGCCTTTTGGCCTTCACGGCCCTGCCCCGTAGCTGGCATCCGGCGACAATACTGTTGTGGATCGCCGTGCCGGTCATCTGCTGGATTTTGCTGGCCGGCACCGCCATCGGCCCCACCGTTCCGTCCAACCAATGGGGCGGCCTGCCGATCACCCTTCTGGTCGCCATGGTGTGCTTTGCCGTCGCCATTCCGCTGGCCATCGGGCTTGCACTAGCGCGGCAGTCCAATATGGGCGGTCTGCGGACGCTGGCGATCATCTTCATCGAGGTGATGCGCGGCACGCCGATGGTGGCCATCCTTTATGTCGCCATGCTGATCCTGCCGATGATGATCCCCAACGGCCAGCTGATCGACAAGATCGGCCGCGCGATGATCCTGATCGCCCTGTTCTGGTCGGCCTATGTCGCCGAAGTCGTGCGCGCCGGGCTGCAGGCCATTCCCAATGGCCAGTACGAGGCGGCAAAGGCGCTGGGCCTTGGTTATTGGCGCATTGTCGGGCTGGTGATCCTGCCGCAGGCCATGCGCATGGTTATCCCGGCCATGGTCAACCTTGCCATCGGGTTTCTGCTCGCGACTTCGCTGCTGGCCGTCATCGGCGTGTTCGACCTGCTCAACGCCGCCAAGAACTCGACCATCGATCCAAACTGGCTGGGCTTTTACGACGAGGCCTATTTCGTCGCCGCCACCATCTACTTCGTCATCTGCATTATCGGGTCGCGCTACAGCCTGTGGCTGGAGCAATACCTTCGTCGTCCTGCCTGA
- a CDS encoding ABC transporter permease, with protein MTLLTRLIRSPEGLAGLIILVILALTALLAPLFFPRDPLAIVGQPLLTPFTDLALPLGTDRLGRNVLAGLMHGARASLAVGIAAAIVAVLVGTVIGTLAGFAGGLIDEALMRVVDAFQIVPGFLLALAFVSVVGASLPVVILAIALGAWTAPARLARAEVLSIRERDYVAASRVIGMHPLEIALKEVLPNALPPVLALSAVIVAGAVLTEAALSFLGLGDPNIVTWGSMIAEGRTVLRSSPYLSIIPGLALVVTVLGVYLFGEGLSEALARRRSRA; from the coding sequence ATGACCCTGCTCACGCGATTGATCCGATCTCCCGAAGGCCTCGCCGGGTTGATTATCCTCGTCATTCTGGCGCTGACCGCCCTCCTCGCGCCGCTGTTCTTCCCGCGCGATCCTCTCGCCATCGTCGGCCAGCCATTGCTCACCCCCTTCACCGATCTGGCGCTGCCGCTCGGCACCGACCGCCTTGGCCGCAACGTTCTCGCCGGCCTGATGCACGGGGCCCGCGCATCGCTGGCTGTCGGCATTGCCGCCGCCATCGTCGCCGTGCTGGTCGGCACCGTCATCGGCACGCTGGCCGGGTTTGCCGGCGGGCTAATCGACGAGGCCCTGATGCGCGTGGTCGACGCCTTCCAGATTGTGCCGGGATTCCTTTTGGCGCTGGCTTTCGTCAGCGTCGTCGGCGCGTCGCTGCCGGTGGTCATCCTTGCCATCGCGCTGGGCGCCTGGACCGCTCCCGCACGACTGGCACGGGCGGAGGTGTTGTCGATCCGCGAGCGCGACTATGTCGCTGCGTCGCGCGTCATCGGCATGCATCCGCTCGAAATCGCCCTCAAGGAAGTCCTGCCCAATGCCCTACCCCCGGTTTTGGCGCTCAGCGCCGTCATCGTCGCGGGCGCGGTGCTGACCGAGGCGGCCTTGTCCTTTCTCGGGCTCGGCGATCCCAATATCGTCACCTGGGGTTCGATGATCGCCGAAGGTCGCACCGTCCTGCGCTCGTCGCCCTATCTGTCGATCATCCCCGGCCTCGCGCTGGTCGTCACCGTGCTCGGCGTCTACCTATTCGGCGAAGGCTTGTCCGAAGCTTTGGCCCGTCGCAGGAGCCGCGCATGA
- a CDS encoding ABC transporter substrate-binding protein, with translation MTSFLLSRRTLLQGASVLLASTALPRFAYAQQAGGRLVVAADSEPKNLNPAVVASNGVFFVASKVIEPLAEASFDGVDGLAPRLATSWEGSEDGLSATFKLREGVTWHDGKPFTSADVAFSALQVWKPLQNLGRLVFANLEAVDTPDDLTAVFRFSQPTPFQLIRNALPAVTSVIAKHLFDGTDIATNPANNQLVGTGPFKFAEYKPGEYYRLERNENYWGENEPLLDEIIYRVLPDRAAAASALEAEEIQLAAFSAVPLADLARIAQVPGIEVISKGYEGLTYQLVVEINHRREELANLKVRQAIAHAIDKQFVVDTIFLGYAATSTGPVPKNAPEFYDADVPTYDFDVAKANALLDEAGYPRGADGTRFALKLLPAPYFNETKQFGDYLRQALADVGINAEIVNNDSAAHQKAVYTDHAFDLAVAPPVFRGDPAVSTTILVKSGTADGVPFSNQGGYVNPTLDALIDKANVTVDTKARTELFNEFQKLVVEDLPLINVAEWGFITVASTKVLNVSNNPRWAVSNWADTALEQ, from the coding sequence ATGACAAGTTTCCTGCTTTCGCGCCGTACCCTGTTGCAGGGCGCCAGCGTGCTGCTGGCGTCGACCGCACTGCCGCGTTTCGCCTATGCGCAGCAGGCCGGCGGGCGTCTTGTCGTCGCGGCCGACTCCGAGCCGAAAAACCTCAATCCGGCCGTCGTCGCGTCCAATGGCGTGTTTTTCGTTGCCAGCAAGGTGATCGAGCCGCTGGCCGAAGCCTCGTTTGATGGTGTTGACGGGTTGGCCCCACGCCTCGCCACCAGCTGGGAAGGCTCCGAGGATGGCCTCAGCGCCACCTTCAAGCTGCGTGAGGGCGTCACCTGGCACGATGGCAAGCCGTTCACCTCGGCCGACGTCGCCTTCTCGGCGCTTCAGGTATGGAAGCCGCTGCAGAACCTTGGCCGTCTGGTCTTCGCCAACCTTGAAGCCGTCGATACGCCCGACGATCTGACGGCCGTGTTCCGCTTCTCGCAGCCAACGCCGTTCCAGCTGATCCGCAACGCCCTGCCCGCCGTGACCAGCGTCATCGCCAAGCATCTGTTTGACGGCACCGACATCGCCACCAATCCGGCCAATAACCAGCTTGTCGGTACTGGCCCGTTCAAGTTCGCCGAATACAAGCCCGGCGAATATTACCGCCTCGAACGCAACGAAAACTATTGGGGCGAGAACGAGCCGCTGCTCGACGAGATCATCTATCGCGTCCTGCCGGACCGCGCCGCTGCCGCCAGTGCGCTCGAAGCCGAGGAAATCCAGCTCGCCGCCTTCTCGGCCGTCCCACTGGCCGACCTGGCCCGCATTGCGCAGGTGCCGGGCATTGAGGTCATTTCCAAGGGCTATGAAGGCCTCACCTATCAGCTGGTCGTCGAGATCAACCACCGCCGCGAAGAACTCGCAAATCTCAAGGTGCGGCAGGCCATCGCCCACGCCATCGACAAGCAGTTCGTCGTCGACACCATCTTCCTCGGCTATGCCGCGACCTCGACCGGCCCCGTGCCCAAGAACGCGCCCGAATTCTACGACGCCGATGTGCCGACTTACGACTTCGACGTCGCCAAGGCCAATGCGCTGCTCGACGAGGCCGGCTATCCACGCGGCGCCGACGGCACCCGCTTTGCGCTCAAGCTATTGCCCGCGCCATACTTCAACGAAACCAAGCAGTTCGGCGACTATCTGCGTCAGGCACTGGCAGACGTCGGCATCAATGCCGAGATCGTCAACAATGACTCTGCCGCCCACCAGAAGGCCGTCTACACCGACCACGCCTTCGATCTGGCGGTCGCTCCGCCCGTGTTCCGCGGCGATCCGGCTGTGTCCACCACCATCCTCGTCAAGAGCGGCACCGCCGATGGCGTGCCCTTCTCCAACCAGGGCGGCTATGTGAACCCAACCCTGGATGCCCTGATCGACAAGGCCAACGTCACTGTCGACACCAAGGCCCGCACCGAACTGTTCAACGAGTTCCAGAAGCTGGTCGTCGAAGACCTTCCGCTGATCAACGTCGCCGAATGGGGTTTCATCACCGTCGCCAGCACGAAGGTGCTCAACGTATCCAACAACCCACGCTGGGCCGTCTCCAACTGGGCCGATACAGCGCTAGAGCAGTAA